DNA sequence from the Excalfactoria chinensis isolate bCotChi1 chromosome 2, bCotChi1.hap2, whole genome shotgun sequence genome:
TTTCAAGAGAGCAGGACTGTGCAATGATTAAACCACTTATCCAAATTGCTAATTCTGAACATGCTACAAATACCAGCATCCTATGTCATTATGGTATTTAAATGAGATCctaattttaaataaactgcTTTTACCATTAAAGTCAGGAGCATTAGAATAAACTGAGTCCTTCAACTACAACATCAAGAATAACATTCTGTAATTACAGccattcttgttttgtttataagATACTGCAAAACTATGCAGCTAATTATACTCACAGTACACTGAAAATGTGATCAGGCACTAAGACTTCCActcactgacagcagcagtaAACTGACCAAGTATTTTAAACACTATTGATTTGTTCTGTGAAGTCAGATCAGTGTATGCGAAAAGTATCGCTTTGGATGTATTTAAAACAGGCCCATAATGGTGCTGTCAGCCACTTTACTCAGTCACCCCAAGCATAAGCATGAACAAGTTTTAGCAAGAATAATTCCTTACCTGGTGTTTCCTCATTTCGACGCTGCAACTCAGTCTCAACCTGATCCAAAACTTTCTCCAGTTCATCCAGTATTTTCTTTAGGTATTTTATATTATCATGATCCAGCAGTTTAGACTAAACATACGTACATGTTAGTTTCTTAATGGACAGAGTTCATACTTCTGTAAGATAAACTTCTACTTAACATACTACAGTACTTATTCATAAAATGTGACTCTTTTATCCACATAACTTTTGGATACTCCTGACAATTCAGATAGTACAAGAAGTTACATTAGAGATGTTAGATGGCAGTTTGCTCATCCTCTAGGGTGCTCAACATCCCAACACCAACACTGGTATCTACTTACCTATGAAGTCAGTGGAACCAGTCCAACACTTCAGCACACACTTGAAGCGTGTAGCTGATTTGGGGGATAGACTGCTTCACGCCTTGTAGGGTTAAACCACTGCATGACTATACTGGTAATGACAGGTGAAACAAATGTTTAtgtaatgacagaaaaaatCTGACACCAACAAGCTGATAATGAAGGGCTGGAATACAAAACGTTTTCTTACTTTAAGGCGCTTCTGTTTTGCTATGTAGGCATCTTGAAGGTctggattttcttctgcaagctTTTTCAACTCTGATTCAGTATTACTTATTTGACctgatataaaataaaaataaaaataaaaataaaaataaattaaaaaggaataacATAAGCTATCCAAATCCACTCCAATTCACAGGAATTCATTAGTAGTTTGTGTAAAAATACCACAccaaagaaatgagaagtgaTACTTCAATGATGCTACCATCTTCTATGATATTACATATTAAGCATAGCAGCGATTGCCAGTTGTCTGGACTGGCTGCTGAAGTGAGCCTAAGCAAGCACTATCTGTTTCAGTACGATCTGATATGAAATATAATTTGAAGTTCACAAATGGTACAAGCCAAGTTTCTTGTAGAGAAAGCTACAAGTCTGAAAGCAGTTCTAAAAAGTTCAACTGAAGTCATGATCATTAATCAGATGCACAAGGAGATTCCTCATGCAACCCAGTGGCTGAAAGGAACAGTGGAGCCCTTGAAAATACATGCagtattaaaatacaaataaagcaTTAAATACTATAATTGATACCAAAGGGAACACAATACAAAGTCTAATTCAGGTGTTCAAATccaagaacagaagaacagaaaaaaaaagagctgtgaGAACTGAAAGACTATTTGCTACGAGTTTAAATTAAGCATATCTGAAAACTACTGGGTTTGAAACCAGGTTCATGTAGGGAGGCTCTCTGATACACAGGGAAATGAGCTACATAACCTGCTGTTATCtccttcaaaacatttttctttacattttctttacatgatcctttaatacatttttccacgggaaaaaaatatgtgtaGATAAGTCCTCCAGGTAAAATATTGACTAGAGGGAAACCATGGAATATTTTCCCATTGATTCTATTAGATCCCTACTTCATCCTTTATCCTGATTCTATATTGCTGTGTTATTTGCACATGGGTTTAAACTGAGCTTTAATGATTTCCATTTGTCAGATGAACATAGGCTACTTCCTTCCGGTGCTGTTCCCTGGAAACTTCTTTGTAAGTATGAAGAAGATCAGAAATTAAGTTATTTACAGCTGACATAGatggtattttgttttgtgtggcATACTTTCCATCATTAGGAAAATTAACTCTATGGACATCTCAAAAGTGACACTTCTTCATTCCCATTTTCAAATCCTAACAGACTAcgaaacaaataaaaaagtatgAGCAAAAATGACTGAGTAATGTACTGAAACTAAAATCAGAAATATGTGCTCAATGTATTCTGCTTAAGACACACTAAAGACACAAGCTGAACACAATCCAACATCTTATGTTATATGCATTCAGACCTATAACAGTACGTACTACGGATTCTGCTTGTAGCATAGGCTGGAATCATGGAGTCCACAGTTAACTCAGGGTGCAGAATGCAGCCATGCGTGTAGGCATCCATAGGCAAGGAGTCTAAAAGCTCTCTGTAGTGTTGCACCCTCGGATAATACATGCTCCCTTCTTCCGGCATTAGTCTTGGCACTTCTTCTGCAATACAAAATTAaagttaaaaacagaagaaccaCATGACTGATAAGAACAGTATGTCCAAAGTTACCTCAATTAATCCAGCTACCACAAATGACACAGCCATTGAGAGCTTTGCTGTTCCCCACTCTTACTCAATACCTTGGCAAAATGCACACATGTATGCTTTGGTTATTTGAATAATCCCATTCCAATGCAGCATTCTAAACAAGCATTTACTTAAGAGGCCTTCAAATCAGCAAAGCTGATTCAGTACCTCTGCAGTACTTCTAGGGACAGGTGATAATGGCACACAACTCTTTCACACTCTGACAACAGAGGTTCTGATAAGCTACTACACCTGAAACCCTACTACAGCTGCAGGGTTGTGAAAACTGAACATTGCCTTGCAGAAATCCTATCCATAGCATCATTCCTGCACACAACACAGAATTTTACCCTGCCCTCAATCTATCCACCCCTTGCCTCATTTGACCAAAACACCAGTATGAACTGCCCATCATGTGAAGTTTTCTCCACGCCTTGGAAATTACAGCAGAACCATCAAACccctgaaagacaaaaaatgcTCCCTCTTCCAATCTAAAAGAAGTAagctatgcattttcttcaaaattaagAAAGGCTATTTTCCAGTAACACAAACACAAACTATGTCAAAAGCAACCATATGCAAGTATTTTCTTCCTACTTTTTACCTCTTCTCTCCATTTTTGTCTCCAAAAATAACCAATTTgttctactttctttttataTCCCCACAGTTATTCTGGAACTAACCCGCAATGTacattattctttctttcttgcagaaaaGTAGGAGCTGTCTGACAACGGCAGTTGTGCATTTCTGTTGAATACAGCCTGTTCTGTGGCAGCCTCGGAGTAGAACtaacacagcacagtgctgtcatttttctatttctccatGCTACCAGAATGGGTAAGAAAGACAGAGCATGTTTATTTACAGCTCCTCGTGAACATACTGGAAGATGGGACCAGATCACATTAAAAGAAGGCATTTTGTCCCATACcacccagcaccagcacagaatatttatttgcaGGACTATAAAGATTTTGCTATAAAGAGCAGAACAATTACAAAGCGATACAGATCCAGCTCTGACACTGCTGCGTGATACTTATATATGTGAGACAGACAACAGACTGAAACGCCTACAGGATTACCATCTACAAACGTTGCTTCGAGATAATCAATGATCTGCGTTGCCTcacaaataatattttcccCATGAATGAGGACAGGTACTTCTCCAGACGCATTTAAGCGCATAAACCACGGCTCGTTGTGTTCACTCAGGGGCAGATTAACATCGTGTTCTTCACACGTTAAAGCTTTCTCAGCAATGGCGAGGCGCACCTGGAAAGACACGACCAGATTTAGCAGATGGGAATGCAGTGCGCACAGCCCAGCTCCACCCGGCAGGCCGGCTCCAGTTGTGTTTGCCATGCCCCACACTCTGCCCTGCTCGTCCCCAGCGGGCTGCACGGACACTCCCTGCAGATCCGCGCCCAGCCAGGGGCCTGCAGGCCGCGCCCGCCGCGGAGCCGCCCTCCCCATCGCCGCGGCAGCCCCGAGTCCCCCACCTTCATCCCCCGCCGCCCTCACCTTCTGCGAGGAGAAGGACTGCGTCCAGTGGTACAGCACCAGCGGTGCTgccgccccgccgggccccGCCATACCCACCCGCTGCTCCGGGAGCCGGCGCGGCGCGTTGAGAGGAGGGGGGGGCGGCCTGCCTAGATACAGCGCGGAGATGATGGGAACGAGGGGGCCGGCGGAGTGACAGCCCTGCCTACGGGGAAGCCGGCCGCAAAACCGGCTGCGGCATTCCCTGGGGTGGTGCGGGAAGATGGATGCGCAGGTGGAAAGGTCACATGGCCTctcaaaaaaaaaggaatcgtgtgtgtgtgggggggttgtttgcttttcttgagcAGGGATTTCGATTGTGGATTCCAGGGTTAAAATGTTCCATTGCCAAATGCCCCTCATTTacagccacagaaataaagatatAGATGTGAAATAATACACGTTGCTTTTGCTTCCAGCTGTGTCCTATCAATCTCAAGAGAGAAGGCTGCTACGTTACTATTCTGCAGTGAGGGGGGAAAGTGTTGTATGTGAAGTCTTGGGTAGCACTTGAGGAAAAAACCTGAATAGCTTCCATCATCAGAAAGTGCCACACCGGCACAGTGCAGAGATGCAGTCTCAGATCACACCTCAGGGAAGAGGCCCAGCTGTGCAAGCAAGGTGTGCAGCATGAGTGtgtgcactgcactgcactctGGCTGTCATCAGCCCCCTGACATGAACCATTTCTGTACACCAGGTGATGACCTGAATGAGCAGTGCAGTGAGAGCTACACCCCAACACTGAGTACAGCCGGAGCCCGAGGGCCCCTCACACCAGCTGTTCCTGTACGCCAAGTGATGAGCTGCCTGAGCACCATGTTCAGAGCTGCATCCCAATGCTGAGCACATTCAGTTTTGTGGGAAAATCTGACTAATAAGTAAGCAAGGAAGTGAATTTAAATCCACTGAAAGAGGCAACAAGTCTTATAAAAGTCAAAAGGGATGAGCATACAAAGGTTTAGAGGCCTACATTTGAAGAAAGTGAGGCCTGTGATTAAGGTTACATCAACTGCATGCAAGCAGTCTGCAATCAAATTATGGCATTTTACAAATTGCTTTCTTAATTAACATTAGAAACAAACACGAGCCTCTAATTTTTTGTAATATGACTGTAGTAGATGACATACCCATGTATGTAGCAAAATCCCCTGCCACAAAAAAGCTTAGATTAGTAAGTACTGAATCTCTTTAATTAAACATATTAcatgtatttaaatgttttacatttcCAAATAAATAGTACTTAAAACAATATGAATTCATAAGGAAGTATGCAAAAGCAAATAATagtgatgttttcattttattcatcaAGTGTTACTCACTGGGCTCTCACACCCTAACATTTTAAAGCTATTTGCTGTGTGTATTTCACAACCAACACCAACACAGGGATCTGCAGTCTCCCCACTGAGTACCGACTGTATTTCTGATGACGCAAGGTCACCTTTTTTTGCTGGAGAATCCactggagggggaaaaaaatatatatgtttttattgcTTGGGCATATTTGGAAAAGAATCCAAGAAGAGTAAAATGTTCACTTCACAGGTATATCTGTGTTCTAAcacagtaagaaagaaaggaacagagaaagcGTTATTTCCTACTTCTGACCTGTCCTCTCACAGACCACCTGCAAACGTATTCGGGTATTTCTTGTTCCTCAGATCCACTCATCAGTATTGCTACAGAATACTGCCACAGTATCCATACGGAATGAAGCCTTCAGCTGAGGAACCAGGAggcccagcagtgctggtgaaGGTGGTGTCAGAGCGGGGTTTATGCCAGAGGCTGCTCTCTCACCCCACAGCCAGGAGTATCCGTGGCAGAGCTTTCACTTCCCCACAGCTTTGCACGAAGCTGTTAGCAGAATTGACCACACGAGGCCTCCCTCGTCTACGAATAAGAGGCAAAGCAACTTCTCCCTGTCAGAGATGAAGAGATGCAGCTGATTCTTCTCACTTCTGAATGAACACCTGTCTACCCATGTATGTTTTCTCCCAAGCCCTCTACCTTCtgataaatgaagaaaagcagaagtccCAGATTATGAAAAAGCTCTAAGTatcctggaaaaaataaataaataacaaaaaaataacaaaaaagcattACCTTAGTCCAAATTTGTATAGATCTCCAAATACAGAACTGAAAGTTCTGTGAGGTTACGTATTAATGAGTAAATGTGATAAATACAAAAGAAGCAGAATGGATAACAACCCTGAACTGCAAGTCCAATTGGTACCTCGGTGTTCTGCCATTGAAAGCAGGCTGTTAATGCCATCTGACAAATGGGTTTTCTTACCATACTGATAACTGCTCTCTTTCTCTATATGTCTTCTCTTGGGGCTTTTTTAGTATTTTGTACTtatataagcatatatatataatatgtgtACGTAGTTTTTCATGTCCATATTTGTACACAGTGAAAATAACATTTGCAGATGCTACAAATAGATAAGCAGTATCAAAATCAACTTACTACATGATTAGCAGATGTATACATTAGGTCAAGATTTCTTCCTTACTTCAGCACTCCCTTGTATTGTCAGGAAACAACTAGGCCAGATGTGCCTTGGAAGTGACAGGTACAAGTGAAAAATGGTCAGTTCTTTCTATGTATTCAAAATTAAGTTTGATTAGTCCGAAGGAAAAAGaatctcatgcattttttttctatgcagaGCCATTATACATGAAAAGCAGCTAGAATCTGCATATCCATTGTTAGCAGAATCATGGATTCAGTTCCAGGTGCAGAACTGGCAAGGCGGACAATGGTGCAGGAGTTAATAACAGTTGGGAGAATAAGACAGATTCTATGACCTTCTATCATCAATATTTATTGGCTAAATCCCAGTTGCAGACTCTGCATTACAGGCGATGACGTGAGTCAAAAAGAGCATAGCATTGAATTCACATACACAGGTGAGATTTAATATTGACACAAGAACTGTCGTTAAAAATTTAATATGACTGATGACTGACTTTTATGTGATGTCTGATATGACTGATGAATTAGACATGCAACTATTTAGAAGCAGTGAGAACACAGAGCAAAGATAAATCTTGACAGCCACAGTTCAAATGTCCATGCCCTAATGTAAGTGTGTGTAAAAGGGACAAGATGTGTGGGTAGGAATGATGGCAGCCTAAATAATCCTTGATAGTTGATGCGTATTCTTAAGAAGTATTACTGAGTTGCAATTTTACATCCAGCAAATCCAGCAATCAACAGAATTTAGTTACGTATTCTCAGTTACTTGCCATAGCATACTAAGTTTTCTTCAGGGATTTCACAACATTCTGATGAGTTTCTGAACGGAGTTTCTGAAAACCACACTTCAGAAATACTgcttaataattattttttaataaaattactCTCAGTAGTTGTACAAAAAGTGCGTTACAAAATAATTAGTAGTAGTGATGGCATACATTTCTAGCTCTTGAGATGTAATAAAAATTGTTACTGTTCTAATGCTATATTGACTTAGACAGTCTTCAcaatttgaatgtttttctttcgtgaaatttcagttttttataTCAAGCACAAAAATACACTTATTATGTttatatgaaggaaaaaagggcATCTTTttagcaacaaaacataaaatcttGCTATTACCATTACAGCTGTATCTAGTCTTTCATTTCTCAAGCTTTTATACTCACCATGCCTTCAAATTATAAAATCCGACATATCAGTCACGTTCAAATAATAACCATGTTTATGCATGCTTGTTTTGTCTCTGTGTACTTGTAATATGTTGACCAAGGAACTTGATTATTTCTAAGCTATTAGAAACAGTTCCGCAAATCAGTCTCGCTGAATGAAGCATTCAATCACAGAATAGCCTTTCAGGAGgggaaaggaccttgaagacCGTCTAGTTCCAATCTCCCTGCCACTGGCAGGGTAACTTCATGTGCTCATCTTTCTTTGAATCAACTTTAACGTGATTACTTGCATTAGTATAAACTCTGTTTAAAAGTTCTCCTGTGCACTCTACCTTTGTATGTAGCATCTGGGTGTTGATTTATATTCTGCTGGTAATCTAACAGCAATGACAGTTTTCTGATCAAAGACTGTCATCATGATGCAACAGCACTACCAAGCACACTAAGTTTTGGctgcctgaaaataaaatacaaaaaaaaacatactaaCACAGCACAAACAGttaatgggaaaaataatatcTTAGAGCTATTGCCTGCAGCCAAAGCCAGAACACTCAGTTTTGAACTAGTAAAATAGATTATTTAGATGCTGAAACAAGGATCACCAAAGTGATTTATAATGATTTCAGTGGGTCTTAGGCCAGTTCAGATTCTAATACACTCACAGTGTAACTAGGATGACAATCAGACATAGCCTTAAAGAAATATGAAGGCTCTGGAACAAGCTCCAGGTTTAACATCTTCAAAAATCTCTACCATTTGTTACATGTTTTATTGAAAATACGGTCAAAACTGTCAGTTTACCTTATAGAATGAGCTTAAGCAAAACATTTGGTCTTTTTCAACCAACTATTCACAAACATACTTTTAAAGGACTTTTAAAGGTTATCTCGAACATCCAAACATTAgattgagaaaaagaaaaacagctgccAATAAGGAAGAGCCATTCCTCATAACAACATTAATcattaaaacaacacaaaaacacctttaaatatttcctttaaatgaggaaattcttctttcttcagccttaattcttgctgtttcttcatTACCTTTGAGCAAGCCTGGACTGAAAAATATACAGTAAcaggcaaaatatttctgttggcAGCCTTGAAACCACACTTTGAGAGATTTCAGACATCCCTGATAGATGAAAAAGTGCTTTTAACAGCTTAGGACACCCTCTGCTCTGGAGCGAACTACACCAAAGCAGGAAACAAGGACAGAGGCTGTTCTGCACTAAGTCAGAGCCTCCCTGCATCACCCACCCAGCAGGAAAACCACAGGGGCTGGCAGGGCAAGGCCGTTCAGAATTTCTCCCTTAGAGACAGGAGCCATAAACATGGACAGAATATTTTGCCTTCCAGAGCAACACTTTGATTTTTTATTCCAAATCACATAAATTatgcaccagcactgccatgTCTTTTCACAATTGTAGTACAAAAGAGACAACAGGGAAACTGTCAGCTCTGATATTACGCTTActatattttctccattttgaaaAGCTGGAGTAATTTTCATTATATTCCACTTCTTACTACATCTGTATCAACCAACTGGAATTTTTATTCCTGATATTTCCCAGTGGAGGGCCCTGTGCATGCATGACTTACAGTAGTAACAACCATCGTTTCTATGCCTGACAAAGGGAGACTCACAGCTCCTGTTACACAACCTCCCTTCTCTTCAGGCAGATAGCAGAATCCAATTTTGTTAGGCCTTCAGATTTGgatttcttctccattttttccttcacattaGCAAAACTGCTATTCTGTATTTGACTGATATTTTTGAGGTTTTCAGCCCCTTACAAAGTGCTGAtgaaaaagcataaaagaatTGGATTTTTAGCTGATACCATTTAGTAAACCCTTAATTTGAGTCTTGATCCTAAGAGATTCCACTATAATTTAAATTATCATTTTAGTCTGTGGATAAGTCTTATTTATTAAACATCTATGAAGGCACTAATCAAGCATATTTTAGGTGTACTGAATAGCAAGAAATGGGCAAATCTAATGCTTTGTGGATAAAGGTATTTTATGACACCCAGGTATTTCCAGTGTCTTATGTCCACTGTGAGTAAGAATTATTGAAGAAATTAGGATTCTTTGACTTGTTAAAAACTATCTATGCCACTTCAAACCTCAAACTGTTGATGCCTGAAGTAAAAGAGAACATTAACTGCGGCTGGACAAATTCATTATCAAAAAGCACACCCACAATGTTCACCTACCTCCTCTTGTAAGCAAGACCCTCATTTATGAAAGTATAAATAGGACAAGATACACTTATGGGCAGCAATAGATCTGGGCAGTGAATAGCTGCCTGTGTTCTTTTGGCACTGACTGAAATACACTGGCATGATTTTTTCTTAACCGCATAACGTCACTCGCAAATAGAGAACAAATACTGGAGCCACCGCTCTGAAAACACAGCTTCCTTCATTGTACTGATCTCAGTGAGATTTTCTTAGGAAAAACTCATGTAAGTGTATTACTGCCAGCTGAcagaatatgttttaaaatgtaatctgacaaaaaaaaaattaggctATATAGAGAAAGGGGTGAATTTAAATCCCGCGTGTGTAACTGatacaaataaaagcatgaagTTGTCTCCGTGCCCTATGCAAGTGCAGAGAAGCAAGTGCAGCAGGTGATGGTATGTGTCTGAAATAACAAACCCTTTCCACTAACACCCCAGCTAATATACAGGGTGGGCAGGCAAAGCCCAAACTGAGAAGCCGAAACTAGCTTTTCAAATTTTAGAGAGATGCATATGTTTGGAGGTGGGGGGAATGCACCATACCTCAGTTTCTTACCATGTCTATTTTACAGTCCTCATAGTAAAATACAACCATAAAAAGATATAGAATCTGTATTAATAGATGAGTCAATTGGAACAGAGCTTAGGGACAAGGAAACAAGAATGTCCTCTTGGCCCTGAGAAGATAATCTATGTTTTGAAGATAAATAGACTTAGATAATGAAAAAATGCTCTCCAACATTTTAGATAGGCTGCTGTCAAACAACTTGAAAGCTCTCATACTTTAATACATTAAGAACAAAGTGAGAAACCAATGAAATAagtagaaatgagaaaaaaagaaacaaaactttattCTCAGCCCCCCTGACTTCACTTTAGAGTACATTTTGATTCCAATTTTGACATTTTATATGACCTAAAACAAAGAGCTATTTTTTAGTCCACCTTTCCTCCTTTACAAAAGCTTcatgtttcagtgtttttaagtCACTTGAAAACAGAATCAAGTTAGCATGTAACAAGAAGAGGCTCATATCTTGGAGCAGTGTTTCACACTGTGATCAAATCTGTAATCCCCTTACgttgtgttttgtttgaacTCTGCCTTGTGATATCGTTTCCTCCCATTTTCTTGATATCTCATTGCTGGAAGAAGATCCCTCCTAACTTGAGCTTTATTTGTAATGTTTCATCGAAAGCTGTG
Encoded proteins:
- the GDAP1 gene encoding ganglioside-induced differentiation-associated protein 1 isoform X3; translated protein: MAGPGGAAAPLVLYHWTQSFSSQKVRLAIAEKALTCEEHDVNLPLSEHNEPWFMRLNASGEVPVLIHGENIICEATQIIDYLEATFVDEEVPRLMPEEGSMYYPRVQHYRELLDSLPMDAYTHGCILHPELTVDSMIPAYATSRIRSQISNTESELKKLAEENPDLQDAYIAKQKRLKSKLLDHDNIKYLKKILDELEKVLDQVETELQRRNEETPEDGSQPWLCGEFFSLADVSLAVTLHRLKFLGLARRNWGNGKRPNLEAYYERVLKRKAFHKVLGHVNNILISAVLPTAFRVAKKRAPRVLGTTLMVSMLAGMAYFALVCLRKRFASMVLSIRTRQNYF
- the GDAP1 gene encoding ganglioside-induced differentiation-associated protein 1 isoform X1; translated protein: MAGPGGAAAPLVLYHWTQSFSSQKVRLAIAEKALTCEEHDVNLPLSEHNEPWFMRLNASGEVPVLIHGENIICEATQIIDYLEATFVDEVPRLMPEEGSMYYPRVQHYRELLDSLPMDAYTHGCILHPELTVDSMIPAYATSRIRSQISNTESELKKLAEENPDLQDAYIAKQKRLKSKLLDHDNIKYLKKILDELEKVLDQVETELQRRNEETPEDGSQPWLCGEFFSLADVSLAVTLHRLKFLGLARRNWGNGKRPNLEAYYERVLKRKAFHKVLGHVNNILISAVLPTAFRVAKKRAPRVLGTTLMVSMLAGMAYFALVCLRKRFASMVLSIRTRQNYF
- the GDAP1 gene encoding ganglioside-induced differentiation-associated protein 1 isoform X2; translation: MRLNASGEVPVLIHGENIICEATQIIDYLEATFVDEEVPRLMPEEGSMYYPRVQHYRELLDSLPMDAYTHGCILHPELTVDSMIPAYATSRIRSQISNTESELKKLAEENPDLQDAYIAKQKRLKSKLLDHDNIKYLKKILDELEKVLDQVETELQRRNEETPEDGSQPWLCGEFFSLADVSLAVTLHRLKFLGLARRNWGNGKRPNLEAYYERVLKRKAFHKVLGHVNNILISAVLPTAFRVAKKRAPRVLGTTLMVSMLAGMAYFALVCLRKRFASMVLSIRTRQNYF